A stretch of DNA from Shewanella sediminis HAW-EB3:
TAGTTAAAAAACACAATAAAATCATGCAAACCCTGCATTTTCATGTTTTATCCACACATTCATCTTCACATCAAGAGTCATGTTTATCTTGATGCTATTTTAGTATACTGTATCCAAAATGGTATTATGGAGTAACTATGCTAGTCATTGATGCAGAACAAATTCACCAAACACTTAACTTCCCGAAACTGATTAGTGCGCTTAAAGAGACGTTCTCTAAGCCAGCAGGCATGCCTCAACGACAAGTATTCAGCCTAGATGAATCCTCATCCCACAGCGATGCCTTTGCCGTGTTGCCCTCATGGAATGAGCAAACGATCGCGGTTAAAGCCTTTACCTACTTTCCAAATAATCCAAGCAAGTCGTCAGATTTAGAGAGCCTTTATTCCAAAATAATGATTTTTGATCGTAAAACAGGTATTCCTCAGGCTTTAGTGGATGGTACAAGCGTGACTTACTGGCGTACGGCAGCTATTTCAGCATTGGGAAGTGACTTTCTGGCAAGAGAAGACGCCACCAAATTACTGGTATGTGGCACCGGTCGTCTTGCCTCCTTTATGGCACTCGCTCACGCAAGCGTCAGGCCTATTACAGAGATTCAGATTTGGGGCCGCAACCCAAAAAGTGCTCTCAAGATTGTCGATATAGTAAAAACCAATCGCCCCGAACTGGATGTGCAGGTATGTGACAACTTAGAGTCTGCCGTTCGTAATGCCGACATCATCAGTTGCGCTACGGGCTCCCCGAGTCCGCTGTTTGACGGTGACTGGGTACAGGAAGGCACACATACAGACTTTGTCGGTAACCATAATCATGACAGGCGCGAATGCGACACTAAATTAATTTTAAAATCAGATGTATATGTCGACTCAAAAATAAATGTCTTTGCCGAGGCTGGAGAGATCCTGATACCTGTCGCCGAGGGGCTTTACGACACGAATGAAGTCAAAGGTGAGCTGTCACAACTGTGTGATCATCGACTGAAGGGAAGAACTGACGATAAACAGATAACACTATTTAAAACCGTTGGCACCGCTTTAGCCGATCTCGTCGGGGCACAAATAGCATTTGCAGAGATAAACCAAAGTAAATAGCCTGCCAGGA
This window harbors:
- a CDS encoding ornithine cyclodeaminase family protein, whose product is MLVIDAEQIHQTLNFPKLISALKETFSKPAGMPQRQVFSLDESSSHSDAFAVLPSWNEQTIAVKAFTYFPNNPSKSSDLESLYSKIMIFDRKTGIPQALVDGTSVTYWRTAAISALGSDFLAREDATKLLVCGTGRLASFMALAHASVRPITEIQIWGRNPKSALKIVDIVKTNRPELDVQVCDNLESAVRNADIISCATGSPSPLFDGDWVQEGTHTDFVGNHNHDRRECDTKLILKSDVYVDSKINVFAEAGEILIPVAEGLYDTNEVKGELSQLCDHRLKGRTDDKQITLFKTVGTALADLVGAQIAFAEINQSK